The sequence CACCCTGCTTTGTCTTCTCATGGCTGAAGTGAGGCTGCATTCAGCCCGGGCAGAGGGTGTTTGGAGGCTAAAGTGAGTCGTGGGTGAGAAATTGCTGGCAGGCGGTAGGTGCAGGGGAGGGCAGCTTGGATTGCTGGTCAGTCCACACACGGGGACTGTCCCTTGACCTGCTCTTGGAGTGGCCCTGAGAGCTGCTTGGTTTACAGATGAACCACCTGGGTGGGTGCACGGCCCCTCGGCAGTTAGCGGTCATGGTCAGGGGGCAGGTGGAGGCGCAGGGCCCCCACCTGCCACATCCAGCACAAGTGCCCTCATACAGAGGAGTCCCTGCTGCCTGGCACAGGGGATGCGACTAGTCTCTGCAACAGAGGGTCAGGGCAGGTGGCCTCTTAACCGGGGCCTCCTGGGGGTCTCAGATCATCCACGTTGGGAGAAAAACGGCAGCTGGGCTCTTTGTGGCTGCACTCCCTTTTTGGAGGCACctcttcctgccctccaggccCTAGGCACAGGTCTCTACCATACCTCCAGAACCAGGGAGGGTCAGAACCGGAGGCACCTACACCAGACTGCAGGTGCGGCAGAGGTGCCTGGTGCAGGAGCAGCCCCAGCTAGGAGGGATTTGGCCCTGGATTTGGGATGAAGAGTGGAGGGTGGGGCAGTGGAGGTGGGTGGCCAGGCAGAAGGGACCGCAGTTTCATCCCCACGGTCCAGGGTGCAAACACTGACTCCTTCTGCTACCAGCTGTGCAGCCTAACAGTGATTTGCTCATTAACTGGGTAGTAGTTAATGGTGACCACTAGTAGTTAATGGTTAGTACTGAGTCACcatcttctagcccagtgtttctcacctGGGATGCTCCTGCCCTCAGGGGATACTGGATCACATCTGGGGACATCTGTGGTCGTCACAACGGGGGATGCTCCTCACATGAGGGGGCATGGCTGCTGCTCACCCCCATAGTGCCCAGGGTGGCCCCAGTGTCAGTAGTGGCAAGTCtgggcttcagtctttccagcttTAAAGTAGGGTTCTGCTTTGCTCTGTGGGTTACCGTGACTGCCTCACTGGGCGTTAACCAAGGTGGCAGGAAGTGATGCTGGTGGCTGGGGCCTCAGGGGCAGCTCTTCTGGTCTCTGGACAGGCCTCCTCATGCCAGAGCACAGGTGGCTTCCTGCCCCGTCGCCAGGCGGCCTGTCCGCGCGCGTTCCCTCTCTCACACGTCAGTGCCTGCGCCTTTCACCCGTGTGGTCTTCTGAGTTTGTGCTGTCACCTCGCACGGTAAGCAGATTTTACAGGCAGTTCTGGCCCCAGCTTGAACCCAGAGGGAAATGGCCTGTTCTTTGTGGTTCCCAGAGCAGCACTTCAGCCCACACTTGCTCTGTCTCCTCACcctactttaaaaataacagctTTCCTGGCTCTCATTGATGTTCCAGACTCTCCGCCTTTCATGTGTGCAGTCCGCTGTTTTCAGTCCATTCACGTTGTCTGCAACACCACCTCTCTCCAGTTCCAGAACATTCTGTCACCTCAGAAGAAACCTTGTTCCCGTCAGCAGTCACCCCATCCCTTGGCTCAGCCCCTGACCACCAGGAACCCACTCCCTGTGTCTGCAGATCGGCCTGCTCTGCACGTTTCCCATCAGTGGAGTCACCctgtgtgtccttctgtgtctgcttctctcaCTGAGCACCGTGTCCTCAGGGTCTGTCCATGTGGTAGCGAGTGTCGGGCTTCTCTCCTTTCCATGGCTGAGTGATGCTTCCATGTGTGGATCAGCTCACGCACTACTGGGCATTTGGGTGTctccaccttttggctgttaGGAATCATGCTGCTGGACACACTTacgtacaggtttttgtgtggacatgtgtcGCCCACAAGTGTTATCACTTGGATGGACACTTAGGAGAGAGCTGCTGGTGAGATGGTAACTGCAGTTTTTAAACTGCTGGGCTCTTTTCCTCAGCAGCCACCCCATTTTACATTACCCCAGCAACGCAGGAGGGTTCCTGTTGACTGTCCTGTTTGATTACGCTGTCCTCGTTGGGGGCGGCAGGTCCCTCCCCTCCTCACTGGGCTCCTTACATCTGGCTCCATTCCTGGATGCTCAGCCTCTGTGTTTTGCATAGTTCATGCTGCTTTGAATCAACCTTCCAGTACCCACAGTGTCAAGTGGGGCCCAGAAGAATGAGCAGGCTTCACCTACCAGTGGGGAGGACAGATGGTCCCCAGCCTGCGTGTAGCCAGGGCCCGAGTGACCCGGTTGTGTCAGCTGTGAGTTACCCTCCCTGGCGTTCCTTCAGATGTTCTGTGTAGCCTCTGTCTGAGTTTCcagtggctgctgtaacaaatcaccacagaCTTTGTAGCCCAAACCACACAGATTATCCTCTTACAGTTCGAGAGGTTGAGTCCAGCTCAGGCCTCTCAGGGCTAAAAtccaggtgtgggcagggccGGTCCCTCCGGAGGCTCCGGGGGAGCTTCGGctcctgccttttccagcttctagaggcaccGCATCCCTGGCTTgcagcccctccctccatcctcccagTCAGCAGAGCAGCATCTCCCGTTTCTCTGCCTCTGACTCTGTTAGCAGGCCCTGTGGACATGCGGAGGACACAGAAGGGGGAAAGAGGTAGGGTCACGGTTGCGCCTGCCCCAAGGGGAGAGGTGCTGGACCCCTCCTTTGGACCCCGCCCTCCACACTCCATGCTCCAGAAGAAGTACTCTGTGGGCCCAGCTTACCGCCATCCCTCTCACTTGAGACCAGAGCAACCTCTTTCTTGTTTCTCATAACTCAAGAGTCAGAATTATTCCTGGCTCTACAGGCAGGACACCCTGGCTAGAACACTGGTGTGTGCCCTTCACATTATCCGTCCAGCCTCTGGAATTAACCCAGAGGTGCCAGGAGGCCCAGGCCAATGGGGATCAGTCTGATTTCCGACCTGCCGACGTGTGGAAGAGCCGAGCCTGCAGGAGATGCTGGGCTCCAGGATGTGGTGGGTCGTGACTCAGCGCTTACTAACCGCCTGCTGAGGTCCTTCCCTTCCTGGTCGCCCCATCTGGACCGTGGACATGGGTGCAGACATGGGTGAACTGGGCTGAGGTGACCAGACCTGCCAGCCTCAGGCCCATCCCCTGGCACAGCTTCTCCATCACTGAGGTCAGCCTAGTGGCATGACATTGTCCCCTGGGGGTGACGGGATCCCTGTGCAAGGACACGCGATGTCCTTTCAGACATGGAATGTCCAGAAGTTTCTGATTGTAAATGTAGGCTGTTCGAAGCCCCTCAGTTTGTCGCAGTTTGCTGCACAGCATGCTTGGTCTGGAGGGTCAAGGTCCCAGGACCAAGAGACTGACTCCAAAGGTGTTTATTACAACATTACGTGTATATTACAACATTACGTATATATTACAACATCATGTGTATATTACAACATTACGTGTAAGTGGTTTTCATCTCACTAGGAGTGCAGGGCTGTGTGTGCTGGAGCCCAGCCTGGGCAGTGCTTCCGCTTCCCCCAACCTGGGCCCACTTccccctctgctgctgctcctgggtGAGCTCCCAGGATATCTCCACCCCACCCAGTCCTGACCAGGTCCACTCCCAGGAAAGCACATCTACCCTAGCCGGGGCTGGGGGCGGTGGGCCATTGTGGCCATCAGAGCGGTGATGGTGAAGGAGCAGCGCATGACTGGTCCCAAGTATGAGCCAGACCCAGGCTCCTTGTGCTTGATTTCACCCTTTCATGCCCCCTGCGGTGGGGTCTGTTACTCCCAATGTGACAGGGAAGACAGTACAGAACAGAGGCTTGGAGCCGGGCCATGGCAGTGCAGCCCCTACACTGGGGCCTCGTCCCCAAGATGAGCGGCATCTGTCACAAGACCAGACCACTCGTGGAGGCATCTTCACTTAGGTGGTACATCGGGGTGGGTAGTGTCCCCCAGATTCCTACCTGTCCCTTGGACGTGGATCTGTGCAGATGTTAGGCTAGAGAGCTGAGGGCCCATGGGGTTATGGAGGGCCCTGGTCCCGAGACGAGACTGTGACACAAGccacagagaggaggagaggcagcAGGAGTCCACGCCCTTCCAGCCCTGGAGCCCAGAAGCCCCACGGTCAGGCTGTGGGCAGAGCTAGTTCCTCCTGGGGCTCCCTCCCAGCTCCACCAGTGCCCCTGGTCCTTGGAGTCTCCATCTCTGTGTCCATCATCACACGGCCTCTTACAAACTCATCACTGGATTTGGGGTGCCCGGATAGTCCAGGAATAGGGCAACCCAAGATCCTTAATCAGTCTGCAAAGACTCTCTTTCCAGATAAGATTCATTCACAGATCCCTGGCTATGGACATCTCTTCACAGAGGCTGCCACCTAGCCTGAGGGGCCCGCCCTCAGGTGGCATGTGGGGCCAGCAACTTTCTCTTTACCAAAAGCCTCTGGGCACAGAGGGGATGTGCCAGGGCAGTTCTGTGTGCCCTTTTGTTGAAACTCAAAACCACAAGTCCCAAGAGCGTCCCCAGTCCACCCGCTGGTCCTTCTAGAACAGGGTTTCAAGAAGGCTCACGATGTTTCCTTTTTGTGTGTTCCAGGTCTGAGGGAGCCCTGGGGGCCCTGTGACCTTCCTGTCGTGAGTGTCCTGCCCGGCCCTCCCCTCGGAAACCTCGTGGGGGTTGTCCTGAGAGCGCGGCCAAGATGTCCAACCCCTTCCTAAAGCAGGTCTTCAACAAGGACAAGACCTTCCGGCCCAAGCGCAAGTTTGAGCCAGGCACCCAGCGCTTCGAGCTGCACAAGAAGGCGCAGGCCTCGCTGAACGCAGGGTTGGACCTGAAGCTGGCGGTGCAGCTGCCCGCTGGCGAGGAGCTTAACGACTGGGTGGCCGTGCACGTGGTGGACTTCTTCAACCGCGTCAACCTCATCTATGGCACCATCAGTGACGGCTGCACTGAGCGCTCCTGCCCCATCATGTCGGGCGGCCCCAAGTACGAGTACCGTTGGCAGGATGAGCACAAGTTCCGGCGGCCCACGGCACTGTCAGCCCCCCGCTACATGGACCTGCTCATGGACTGGATTGAGGTGCAGATCAACAATGAGGACATCTTCCCTACCAACGTCGGTGAGTCTCTGCGCTTTTGTGTTCTTTTAGGGTCAACTTTATTGGGATGGAGTCCACACACCGCTACATCCACCCATTTAAAGTGCAtggttcaggggcttccctggtggtccagtggttgggactccacgcTTCTGCTTCATGGGGcacagttggggaactaagacctcacatgctACATGGTAAGGCAAATAAAAAAAATGCAGTTCAGTGGCGTTATAGTACATTCACAGTGTCGTGCAGCTATCAGCTCTATCTAAACCCATCTCCCTGGAGGCTTctctggcccagtggttaagaatccgcctgccaatgcaggggacacgggttgcatccctggtctgggaagatcccacatgctgaggggcagctaagcctgtgccccacaactactgagtctgtactctagagcccatactctgcaacaagagaagcctgcgcactgcagctggagaaagcccacgtgcagcagtgaagaccctgcGCAGCCAAGGAAAAAAAGTCCACCACCCTAAAGGAAGCCCCATCCCCTTCAGCAGTCACCCGCactgcctccccagcccctgactACCAGGAACCCACTGTCTGTGTCTGTGGCTTTTCCTGTTCTGAACGTTTCCCATTGGTGGAGTCACACCCTGTGTGTCCTGTGTCTGCTTCTCACACTGAGCGTCGTGTTCTCAGGGTCCATCCGCGTGGTAGCGAGTGTCagggcttctctccttttcatgactgagtgatgCTCCTGTGTGTGAAGGGACACATTTTGCTTCaagcagaggcttccctggtggctcagattttaaagaatctgcatgcagtgcaggagacccaggttcaatccctgggagaagggaatagctacctcctctagtatccttgcctggagaattccatggacagaggaacctggcaggctgcactccatgggatagcaaagagccAGAcccagctgagcgactaaacacacagaGTTGAGGGATCTTGAGATAGACAGTTCTGGATTATCTGAGTGAGCCCTAAATGTCATCACAAGGTCCTAATGAGGGGGCAGAGGGAGACTCGTTGCCCAGGGAGGCAGAAGGTGGTGAGGTGATGGGAGGAAGAAGGGACGATAAGCCCAGAAAAGATGGGACCGGGTTTTACCTAGAGCCTGTGGaggacccagctctgcccacagCTGGACTCCAGCTCGGCACCATGTGGACTCTGGCCTCAGGAACTGGGAAAGAATTGTCCTGAGCCGCTGAGCGGCCCCAGGAGACAGCAGATGTTATTCTCATGTTCACCCGGGCTGCTTGGAGTCCTGATAGGCTGACTGGTGAGCAGGCCTCGGGCCTGGCTTTGGGCTGCTGGCATGCTACGTGCTTCATTGAGTTTCTCACCCCCAGGCCTCACTCAGCATCCGTACAGTGAACCACGTTGACTCTGGCAAGGGGCTTCCAGGGACCCACCTGGGAAAAGGCCATCCCACACTCATCACTTTCCCGAAACAGATTCCTGGGCGGTCCCCTGTCAGGTTCCCGGGTCCAAGTCTGCACCTTCTCGCTGTCATCCTGAGTCACTGCTTTGCTGGGACCATCTGAGGCCCTGCAGGGTCCACTTCCTAGAACTCAAGCTTGCCTCGAGTCAGTGCTCACACACCAGAAAGGAGAGCATGAAAAGAGCGAGAGAAATGAACTGGGCGGATGTCACCCAGCTGCCCAGCAGAGGGTAGGGGCTGCCTGGCCCAGGCCGTATCTTCCAGCCCTGTCCACAAACCCCAGGGCCAGCCCCACCCCTTGGCCTGGTTccacctgcacccccacccccagaggacTGAAGTGCTTCTCTTTGCTTGTTTGCGGTGCTACTCAGAACAGGCGCCTGCCGTGCTCTTCAGGGCTAGATCTGTGGGCAGACAGAGAAACCACAGGTCCAAAAGCTCATCCTGCCCCCCACACTGGTGCTTCCATGCCTGAACATCCACTTAGCCCCAAAGCTACCTGGGTACTCCTGAGTTTAGACCCGAGATCCATCCACACGCTTTTCCCATAAAGGACCAGATGGGCTGCCTCGGATACTCAGATCTGCCATGCAACCCAAAAGCCATCGTGGATGACATGTAAACAAGTGTGCATGAGGAGCAGGCCTGCGTTCCAGTAAAACTTCCCTACAGAAGTGGGTGGTGGGCCAGGTTTGTGACTCCATGTGAGGGCATCTTGCAGACGTGGGCAGTGCAGTCCCAGAAGATCCTGTGTCCAGGCCCTTCTCATATGGGGCTGTCGCTCCCTCTCCACCTGGGATGACCCAGGAGGACCTCAGTGACTCCCATCCCCCCCAGGAAAGGGGGCATGGTGGGGCCTTAGCCTAGTGGGGCCCAGGATCCTGTGTGGCAGGTGGTGGCTATATGCTGTGCTACCTTCCTCTGCCTGCCATAGGCTCTGGTTCCCTCTGACCTCCCAATGCTGAGGAGACCTTCCCTTGTGGGgggtcctcctgccctcaaggccACTGTCCCACCACTCAAGTTTCATGGGTCTTCACGGACAGCAGGTGAGCCTCAGATGCCCTGTGAACATGGTTTTTCCCAAGagtcaagtattcttgggcttccctgatggttaagaatccacctgccaatgtaggaaacacgagttcgatccctggtctgggaacatcccacatgtggcagagcagctaagcctgcgtgcttcaactactgagctcatgcaCTTAGGACCtgtgctctgcgacaagagaagccaccacagtgagaagcctgcacacacaaCTCAAGAGAACCTGCGCTCAGCAACGAAGCcctagcacagtcaaaaaattttttaattagtttaaaaGAGTCAGGCATTCCTTCTGTTTAGCTCTTTTCTCCTGTTGGATGGAGGCAGGAAACCCAGAGGCCTCACTGGTGCTGAACAAGCCTTCTGCAAAGGAACATCCCCAGACACCCAGCCTGGAGTACCAGTGCCATCAGCAGTATGGGACACGCATACACACAGGAGGGAGCTGGCCAGGAGCATGACGGTCGGTCTTGGGGAGGGTCTTTCCCATTTGCCTCGTGCCTCTACACCCTGGGACCTGCCTCTGGCGTGAGAAACCCTCACTCAGGCTAGTTGTCCCTGACTGGCCGCTGACACCACCCCTTGAGCTGCTGAGCACACAGATCCTAAGCACCTACTTGGATGTCTTTGGAGATTTGCTTGCCAACCAGCAGCTGCCATTCCATTTTCTGTGAGTGCATCCCAGAGTGTTGTGGCTGTCCATAGGCTGGCTATCCACAGGCTGGATGGAGCCCCTCTCATGAAGGACACAGGACCTGTCCGTCCTGGTCCCGGGCAGCCCCCGGTAGCACTGGTCACGTGGTGTGAGTGCATGGCATCTATCCCCTGGGCCGAGGAGGACACGCAAGGTGGGGAGGGGCATGTTGGCGCAGCCCATGAATGTGCCTGACGCCAGAGGGTCACCCCCAGCTGGGGCGACAAGccttaccacaattttaaaaaatttttttaaaagttaaaaatagaaataaatgtatttcagtAATAGAAAAACAaggtgcatgtatgtatgtatgcaattAAGTTAGGATGTGTATGCAATTGTTAGGATGTGTATGTTCAAATGTAAGCTGTACCATGAAGCATACTTAGATGGAACGACATAAATATATTAAGGGAAAAGCATCAAAGTCCAGAACATAGGTTTTTATGCATCGCCCAGTTCCTATCCGAAAAATAAATGTAACCAGAAATAGACAGAAGCCTGTGAGCCGCCCGGAAGCGGGATTGTCAGGTCCACTGCCCGGCAGACACGGAGAGCGAGAAGGGCAGGATGTCCGGGCCTGCAGGACTGCCCCTGCCCGCCCCCGGGCGCTGTCTGGGGCAGAGAGGCGCAGGTCCTGGAGGGAAGGGAAGCTGAGCCATGCTCGTCGCCCCACAGGCACGCCGTTCCCCAAGAACTTCCTGCAGGTGGTGAAGAAGATCCTGTCGCGGCTCTTCCGCGTGTTCGTGCACGTGTACATCCACCACTTTGACCGCATCGCGCAGCTGGGTTCCGAGGCTCACGTCAACACCTGCTACAAGCACTTCTACTACTTTGTCACTGAGTTCGGCCTTATCGACACCAAGGAGCTGGAGCCACTGGTGAGCGGGGAGCGGCGTGGGGTAGGCAGCGGGTGCGCGGGGTCCCCCTGTTTCAGTGGCCCAGAGGGGCGCCTGCCTGCAGTTGCCCCTGCTTCTCTGTGGGGGTGCCCATCCCTCCTGCGAAAGCGGCAGGAGAGCAAGGAGCtacttctttttctggttttaattgAGGTAAACTTTACATGTGGTAAAACCACTGATGTAAAAACGAACAAGTCAGTAGTGTTTAGTACATTCACAGGGTCCTGCAACTGTCACCTCAGTCCAGTTCCAGAACCTTTCACAACCCCCAAAGCAGTCTTCACATCAGCAGTCACCCCCTCCTCAGCCCCTGCAACCACTCACCCACTTTCTGTCTGGGGGGATTTGCCGAATTGGTCAGTATTGACTCCCCCACATCCCCAGAAATGGGAGATTTCAGGTGCCTGAGTCAGGTCCCGTGGGCTGTGACATGGAGCCCGTATGCCATACTGTGTTACCCAAATGGCTCTGAGCAGGACCTGCAAGGTCAGAGGGCACAGGTGGTTGCTCTCCCAGTGCCCACCAGCTGCTGCCACTGTTCATGGGGGTCATTATAAGAAGTGGGAACGTCTCCCCAAGCTCAGAAATGCCAGAACCTTCCAGGGACCGGTTGGTGACTGGGTGTGCGGGTCTGTTCCTGGGAGACAAGATCATCGCTCTGGATATCCCGCCCCAATTGTACCTTTCCTGGCAGGACCCTGGGCCTCCATGTGGGCCTGTTTGGGAGGCCTTTTATTTGAGTACACTTGATTACAAccttgtgttggtttcaggtgtacagcactgTGACTCGGttatacatgtattctttttcataatcttttccattatggtttatcacaggacactgaatatagttccctgtgctatatagctggagaaggcaatggcaccccactccagtacttttgcctggaaaatcccatggacagaagagcctggtaggctgcagtccatggggtcgctaagagtcggacatgactgagcgacttcactttcacttttcactttcatgcattggagaaggaaatggcaacccactccagtattcttgcctggagaatcccagggaccgggaagcctggtgggctaccctctatggggtcgcacagagtcagacatgactgaagcgacttagcagcagcagtgctatatAGCAGGACttaaatgtttatcaattttatatatagtagtgtgtatccattaatcccaaactcctaatttatccctatttcttttctcccttatgtctgagtctgtttctctttcataaataagttcatctgtgccatactttagattccacatagaagtgacatcatgtggtgtttgtctttctccgaCTCACATTGCTAAGCATAaagccctccaagtccatccatgttgttgcagatggcattaGCTCactctttctcatggctgaataacaGTCTGCTGTATAGATGCGCCGCGTCTCCGTTCTCCACTCCTCTGTCAGTAGGCATTTAGcgtgtttccatgtcttggttattgtaaatagtgctgctgtgagcattagggtacatttatcttttcaaattatagttttctctggatacatgcccagaaGTAGGATGGCTGAATCAATCTATGGGACCTCCGTATTCTCCATAGTGGTGGCACCAATTTGCTTTACATGTGACCTTTTTCCCTGATTCCTTTCATTGCTTTGGGTCTTTGCAAAAGGCTTATCTTtgacaacttttaaaaatctctaaaaaCATCTCAACATAGTTTTTTCGTGTTTGTATATTCTCTTGTAGGCTCTGGCTAGTAGGGAAGGGGTTTCCCTCTGGGGTAGTGGAATGTTCTGGAACCAGGTAGAGGTGGGGGTTGTCCACTGTTGAGGAGGACAGTTCATTTTATGTGAATCTCACCAAATACGGAAAATAGTCGTGGGCAGTTTGATGATACGCTCATGGTTTTTCACTTAGTATCCTGATCCCATGGTCCTTTCCCCTGCATTGATGCTTAGGGTTCTTTCTGGAGGCAGAAACTGTGACCCTTCTCATAAAGAGCCTGCCGCCTGGCCTGAGGCACATACTGTCTATGCCCTGTTTAGTAAGGTTTGTGTTAAATGAGGCCCGTGGGCCCCTTGCCACCATGCACTCCGACTTCCCTTTGTGACTCCTGATGTCCTGCTTGTTCTTAACAGAAAGAAATGACCGCACGGATGTGCCACTGAGAGCCCTCGGCCCTGTCGTCTCTGCGGCCACGCCCTGGGGCCCCGCTGCGGCTATGCGCCACATCTCCAGCGCAGGGACCAGTGTTTTCTAGCCCAGCAGATTCTGGGCTGTCAGGGTTGCATCCTCTCTCCGGTTCCAAGGTGGCAGCAGCCATTAGTCCGGTCCTCTCTGGGCCCTAGTCTCCTCAGCCGTCACATCATGAGGGAGATGG is a genomic window of Ovis canadensis isolate MfBH-ARS-UI-01 breed Bighorn chromosome 5, ARS-UI_OviCan_v2, whole genome shotgun sequence containing:
- the MOB3A gene encoding MOB kinase activator 3A; its protein translation is MSNPFLKQVFNKDKTFRPKRKFEPGTQRFELHKKAQASLNAGLDLKLAVQLPAGEELNDWVAVHVVDFFNRVNLIYGTISDGCTERSCPIMSGGPKYEYRWQDEHKFRRPTALSAPRYMDLLMDWIEVQINNEDIFPTNVGTPFPKNFLQVVKKILSRLFRVFVHVYIHHFDRIAQLGSEAHVNTCYKHFYYFVTEFGLIDTKELEPLKEMTARMCH